In Ficedula albicollis isolate OC2 chromosome 19, FicAlb1.5, whole genome shotgun sequence, one DNA window encodes the following:
- the SDF2 gene encoding stromal cell-derived factor 2 gives GVRGRTAAVCQRGTPVRCGQAIRLTHLGTGRNLHSHRFTSPLSGNQEVSAFGEAGEGDYLDDWTVVCSGTYWARDGEVRFQHTSTDVFLSVTGEQYGRPIHGQKEVHGMAASSQNNYWKVMEGIFMQPSEAFQMEQYHAEL, from the exons ggggtgcggggCCGCACGGCAGCCGTGTGCCAGCGGGGCACGCCGGTGCGCTGCGGGCAGGCCATCCGCCTCACGCACCTGGGCACCGGCCGCAACCTGCACAGCCACCGCTTCACCTCGCCGCTCTCCGGGAACCAG GAGGTGAGTGCATTCGGGGAGGCCGGCGAGGGCGACTACCTGGACGACTGGACAGTGGTGTGCAGTGGGACCTACTGGGCACGGGACGGTGAGGTGCGCTTCCAGCACACCTCCACCGACGTCTTCCTCTCGGTGACCGGGGAGCAGTACGGGCGGCCCATCCACGGGCAGAAGGAGGTGCACGGCATGGCCGCCTCCAGCCAGAATAACTACTGGAAGGTGATGGAGGGCATCTTCATGCAGCCCAGCGAGGCTTTCCAAATGGAGCAGTACCATGCTGAgttgtga
- the KIAA0100 gene encoding protein KIAA0100 homolog has translation PCPHRWLACRLAVTWCRQKLQAELKIGSFGFFWAQNISLKFQREQQTVEIDNIWISSKLSRELPRYFELCFGEVRIRTDLQKGPGFQPTVPEAPREPPGNESKTEMTLKPSLLRLLSQLFSIHLDSINIMVLHVATSESLWHIQASQTRLLLNGNGKSLTCEVSLTKVNSKVLRSSQLDDTCLAELALALSLSLEISSKRRLVGVRLCVRTLQAELHEGLFCSPLLHHVTAGAQHSSVGEEPSTGPGEPSKSLSLLSRDTLKLIPRRVEIKLENTSMVLSMNSQKRHLTWSLKLLQFLYQREEEQIPLRNFTPTSDLDQMSVDLQLEDGLLLSQSRQRIVCLNSLKTSVQVTAIDLSAAVLLNTCIIHYRHQEFSPWLGLLAQEYRCQAVPVPSQGHKGRSYPQILAPIILCASLSNVNVSVQLGDTPPFALGFNSISADYQHLRPQSVHQRAVLAVDHLCWRVGNDSHIQRAPHPPNMHVWGEALILDSFNLQGSYNQPLGMSSAQSDTLFLDCTIRGLQVESSDTCTECLARVLPLFCLQLGGAELAKQPPSTSSEPWGLLWKVDLKVEDVNLFTLSALVGALELRLDTLTVLGSAENCTVSVQGMVLALVKSITEKMQPCCKAPAIPNPVANLSVLSVTYHSSIHSLEVQCGEGLAVLWSPPDHMHLYHHILATLQCHEALRSALGHRTLPSLPPESPMSHPVTPTESPGSLQPKGPPPKRLLSLSLELSSAKLTAFVSEANYISLAAERTSVSWHGGALHGYCPELAAGFDGHSIFSFKEVEVKLLPELEEVVRHRDAFPTLRTLRNRGWAFSFASVTIEFPYQYDFSRTLDAAVGVQKWLKGLHRPGHPTSTALPPDLLLKVTHFSWVFLDDVFEVKLRDNYELMKDESKESAKRLQLLDAKVAALRKQHGELLPARKIEELYASLEKKNIEIYIQRSRRLYANTPMRRALLTWTLAHLELVAMADESFHGTERVLEQMRDLDDVSPFPPEGLEMVTQWCRMMKGTVGSFFVRIRDYPRYLFEIRNWQLSGRLIGAEQCGQACSRRRQLLRLGLPWGDATVERNMPPLKFYHDFHSVISQYTIVWGPCWDPAWTLIGQCVDLLTKPSEDPSAPLPWWDKSRLLFHGDWHMDIEQANLHQLATEDPYNTTENMHWEWSQLSFHWKPGQFVFKGNLDINVRTASKYDDCCFLHLPDLCMTLDLQWLCHGNPHDHHGVVLRSPEFLPEVPVGQQYDSYRAFRSENLNLSIRMDLTQPSKEHSQPRILLYSSTLRWMQNFWATWTSVTRPICRGKLFNNMKPSKKKLGQHYKQLSYTALFPRLQVHYWASFAQQRGIQVECCQGHIFTRGTQRLIPQAGTVMRRLISEWSITQMVSDLSQVTVHLMASTCDENADHQLDTLVKKTHLLSLSSLTYQRHSVRTAEEELPLRDGDDGFHTHQLHLVDLRASWTTTNRDIAFGLYDGYKKAAVLKRNLSTEALKGLKIDTQLQAKKLKRGSLSAHSIPARVTAPITSGRPERASSGGAYMLQKLIEETDKFVVFTEEESGASEQLCGIAACQTDDIYNRNCLIELVNCQMVLRGAETEGCVIVSAAKAQLLQCQHHPAWYGDTLKQKTSWTCLLDGMQYFATTESSPSEGEHGQLWLEVKNIEEHRQRSLDSVQELMESGQAVGGMVSTTTDWNQPSEAQQTQQVQRIISRCSCRMYYISYSHDIDPELATQIKPPETPANQEKEDLLKKQEGAVDTFTLIHHDLEISTNPAQYAMILDIVNNLLLHVEPKRKEHSEKKQRVRFQLEISSNPEEQRSSILHLQEAVRQHVAQIRQLEKQMYSNMKSLKDDSKNEILLDLNHRLQQQLSQEKANLQLESEELNILIRCFKDFQLQRANKMELRKQPEDVSVARRTEFYFAQARWRLTEEDGQLGIAELELQRFLYSKVNKSDDTAEHLLELGWVTMNNLLPNAVYKVVLRPQSSCQSGRQLALRIFSKVRPPVGGISIKEHFEVNVVPLTIQLTHQFFHRMMGFFFPGRNVEEEEVGDEEDKSKLVTTGIPVVKPRQLIVADDSLGPGKGVAQGLNRTSGVRRSFRKAPEHPVDDIDKMKERAAMNNSFIYIKIPQVPLCVSYKGEKNSVDWGDLNLVLPCLEYHNNTWTWLDFAMAVKRDSRKALVAQVIKEKLRLKPAAGAEARGKLENKSDGTIQQQEEDEKARLLIGLSVGEKNPSKKSIFGRRK, from the exons ccctgtccccacagatgGCTGGCATGTCGCCTGGCTGTCACCTGGTGCCGGCAGAAGCTTCAAGCAGAGCTGAAGATTGGCTCCTTTGGCTTCTTCTGGGCCCAGAACATCAGCCTCAAGTTCCAGCGGGAGCAGCAGACTGTG GAGATCGACAACATTTGGATCTCCAGCAAACTGAGCCGGGAGCTGCC GCGCTACTTCGAGCTGTGTTTTGGCGAGGTGCGAATCCGCACGGATCTCCAGAAAGGCCCTGGGTTCCAGCCAACCGTCCCAGAGGCTCCCAGAGAACCTCctggaaatgaaagcaaaacagagaTGACCCTTAAACCCTCCCTGCTGAGGCTCCTTAGCCAG CTCTTTTCCATTCACTTGGATTCCATCAACATCATGGTTCTGCACGTGGCCACCTCAGAGTCTCTCTGGCACATCCAGGCCAGCCAGACACGTCTCCTCCTGAATGGCAATGGGAAGAG cctgACGTGCGAGGTGAGCCTGACAAAGGTGAACAGCAAAGTCCTCCGGAGCAGCCAGCTG GATGACACgtgcctggcagagctggccctggcacTGTCCCTCTCCCTGGAGATCAGCAGCAAGCGGCGGCTGGTGGGCGTCCGGCTCTGCGTCCGcacactgcaggcagagctgcacgAGGGGCTTTTCTGCAGCCCCCTCCTGCACCACGTCACTGCTggggcccagcacagcagcGTGGGGGAAGAGCCCAGCACAG GCCCAGGGGAGCCCTCGAAGTCCCTgtctctgctgagcagggacacactgAAGCTCATCCCCAGGAGGGTGGAGATAAAGCTGGAGAACACTAGCATGGTGCTGTCCATGAACAGCCAGAAGAG GCACCTCACCTGGAgcctgaagctgctgcagtttctATATCAGCGTGAAGAGGAGCAAATCCCATTGCGCAATTTCACGCCCACCTCAGACCTGGACCAAATGAGTGTAGACCTCCAGCTGGAGG ATGGCCTTCTCCTGTCCCAGAGCCGCCAGCGCATCGTGTGCCTCAACTCCCTGAAGACCAGTGTGCAG GTCACAGCCATTGACCTCTcggctgctgtgctgctcaacACCTGCATCATCCACTATCGTCACCAAGAGTTTTCGCCCTGGCTAGGCCTGTTGGCACAGGAATACAGGTGCCAGGCggtgcctgtccccagccaaGGGCACAAGGGAAG GAGTTATCCCCAAATCCTAGCACCCATCATCCTGTGTGCCTCGCTGTCCAACGTCAATGTGTCCGTGCAGCTTGGGGACACGCCACCCTTCGCCTTGGGCTTCAACTCCATCTCTGCAG ACTACCAGCACCTGCGGCCACAGAGTGTGCACCAGCGAGCGGTGCTGGCCGTGGACCACCTGTGCTGGCGAGTGGGCAATGACTCCCACATCCAGCGTGCCCCACATCCCCCCAACATGCATGTGTGGGGAGAAGCCCTCATCCTCGACTCCTTCAACCTCCAG GGCAGCTACAACCAGCCCCTGGGCATGTCCAGTGCCCAGTCAGATACACTCTTCCTGGATTGCACCATccgggggctgcaggtggaGTCGTCTGACACCTGCACTGAGTGCCTGGCCAGGGTCCTGCCCCTGTTCTGCCTGCAGCTTGGTGGGGCTGAACTTGCCAAGCAGCCGCCCTCTACCTCCAGCgagccctgggggctgctctggaagGTGGATCTGAAGGTGGAGGACGTGAACCTTTTCACACTCTCGGCCCTAGTGG GTGCCCTGGAGCTGCGTCTGGACACGCTGActgtcctgggcagtgctgagaaCTGCACGGTCAGCGTCCAGGGCATGGTGCTGGCCTTGGTGAAGAGCATCACTGAGAAGATGCAGCCATGCTGCAAAGCTCCTGCCATCCCCAACCCGGTGGCCAACCTCTCCGTGCTCTCTGTCACCTACCACAGCAGCATCCACTCCTTGGAG GTGCAGTGCGgtgaggggctggcagtgctgtggagcCCACCTGACCACATGCACCTGTACCATCATATCCTGGCCACCCTGCAGTGCCATGAAGCCTTGCGGAGCGCCCTCGGCCACAGGAcgcttccctccctgcccccagagAGCCCCATGTCCCACCCAGTCACCCCTACTGAGTCACCAGGGTCCCTCCAGCCTAAAGGGCCCCCTCCCAAAagactcctgtccctgtccctggagctgagctctgccaagCTCACAGCCTTTGTCTCTGAGGCCAACTAcatcagcctggctgcagaaCGGACCTCGGTGAGCTGGCACGGTGGTGCCCTGCACGGCTACTGCCCTGAGCTGGCCGCCGGCTTCGACGGACACAGCATCTTCAGCTTCAAGGAGGTGGAGGTGAAGCTGCTGCCGGAGCTGGAGGAGGTCGTCCGGCACCGCGACGCCTTCCCCACGCTGCGCACCCTCCGCAACCGTGGCTGGGCCTTCTCCTTCGCCAGCGTGACCATCGAGTTCCCCTACCAGTACGACTTCTCCCGCACGCTGGACGCTGCCGTGGGCGTGCAGAAGTGGCTGAAGGGTCTGCACCGGCCTGGGCACCCCACCAGCACCGCCCTGCCCCCCGACCTCCTGCTCAAAGTCACCCACTTCTCCTGGGTCTTCCTGGATGACGTCTTCGAGGTCAAGTTGCGAGACAACTACGAGCTGATGAAGGATGAGAGCAAGGAGAGCGCCAAGcgcctgcagctgctggacgCCAAGGTGGCTGCGCTGCGCAAGCAGCacggggagctgctgcctgcccgCAAGATCGAGGAGCTCTACGCCTCCCTGGAGAAGAAGAACATCGAGATCTACATCCAGCGCTCACGGCGCCTCTACGCCAACACGCCCATGCGGAGAGCCCTCCTCACCTGGACCTTGGCCCACCTGGAGCTGGTGGCCATGGCTGATGAGTCCTTCCATGGCACGGAGCgtgtgctggagcagatgaGGGACCTGGATGACGTCAGCCCGTTCCCCCCAGAGGGTCTGGAGATGGTCACCCAGTGGTGCCGCATGATGAAGGGCACAGTTGGCAGCTTCTTCG TGCGGATCCGTGACTACCCCCGGTACCTGTTTGAGATCCGGAACTGGCAGCTCTCAGGCCGGCTGATCGGGGCCGAGCAGTGCGGCCAGGCCTGCTCCCGGCGCCGCCAGCTcctgaggctggggctgccctggggcgATGCCACAGTGGAGAGGAACATGCCGCCCTTGAAGTTCTACCATGACTTTCACT ctgtgatCTCCCAGTACACCATTGTGTGGGGGCCCTGCTGGGACCCAGCCTGGACCTTGATCGGCCAGTGTGTGGATCTCCTCACCAAGCCCTCAGAGGACCCCAGTGCCCCATTGCCCTGGTGGGACAAGAGCCGCCTTCTCTTCCATGGAGACTGGCACATGGACATTGAACAGGCCAACCTGCACCAGCTGGCCACCGAG GACCCCTACAACACTACGGAGAACATGCACTGGGAGTGGAGTCAACTCTCCTTCCACTGGAAGCCCGGGCAGTTTGTCTTCAAGGGCAACCTGGATATCAACGTCCGGACAGCCTCCAA ATATGACgactgctgcttcctgcaccTGCCTGACCTGTGCATGACACTGGacctgcagtggctgtgccatgggaaCCCCCACGACCACCACGGCGTGGTGCTGCGCTCCCCCGAGTTCCTGCCCGAGGTGCCAGTGGGGCAGCAGTATGACTCCTACCGTGCCTTCCGCTCCGAGAACCTCAACCTCTCCATCCGGATGGACCTGACACAACCCAGTAAAG AGCACTCCCAGCCCCGGATCCTGCTCTATAGCAGCACCCTCCGCTGGATGCAGAATTTTTGGGCCACGTGGACCAGCGTGACACGGCCCATCTGCCGTGGGAAGCTCTTCAATAACATGAAACCCAGCAAGAAGAAGCTGGGGCAGCATTACAAACAGTTGTCCTATACTGCACTCTTCCCCCGGCTGCAG GTGCATTACTGGGCCTCCTTTGCCCAGCAGCGGGGGATCCAGGTGGAATGCTGCCAGGGACACATCTTCACTCGGGGCACACAGCGGCTCATCCCACAAG ctggCACGGTGATGCGACGCCTCATTTCGGAGTGGAGCATCACGCAGATGGTGAGTGACCTGAGCCAGGTCACCGTGCACCTCATGGCCTCCACTTGTGATGAGAATGCCGACCACCAGCTCGACACCCTGGTGAAGAAAACCCACCTGCTGAGCCTGTCCTCCCTCACCTACCAGCGGCACAGCGTCCGCACGGCTGAGGAG gagctgcccctgcgTGATGGGGACGACGGTTTCCACACGCATCAGCTGCACTTGGTAGACCTGCGGGCGTCCTGGACCACCACGAACCGGGACATCGCCTTCGGCCTCTACGATGGCTACAAGAAAGCGGCTGTGCTCAAACGTAACCTGTCCACCGAGGCCCTCAAGGGGCTGAAGATCGACACACAGCTGCAGGCCAAGAAGCTGAAGCGGGGCTCGCTCTCTGctcactccatccctgccagaGTGACCGCTCCCATCACCAGCGGCCGTCCTGAGAGAGCCTCCTCAGGGG gagcCTACATGCTGCAGAAGCTCATTGAGGAGACGGACAAGTTTGTGGTCTTCACAGAAGAGGAGTCAGGGGCCAGCGAGCAGCTCTGCGGCATCGCCGCCTGCCAGACCGACGACATCTACAACCGCAACTGCCTCATCGAGCTGGTGAACTGCCAG ATGGTTCTGCGTGGAGCAGAGACGGAGGGCTGTGTGATCGTGTCCGCTGCgaaggcacagctgctgcagtgccagcaccacCCTGCCTGGTACGGGGACACTCTGAAGCAGAAGACATCCTGGACGTGTTTGCTGGATGGCATGCAGTACTTTGCCACGACAGAGAGCAGCCCCTCCGAGGGGGAGCATggccagctctggctggag GTGAAAAATATTGAGGAGCATCGTCAGCGGAGCCTGGACTCAGtgcaggagctgatggagagCGGGCAGGCAGTGGGGGGCATGGTCAGCACCACCACAG aCTGGAATCAGCCCTCGGAAGCCCAGCAGACCCAGCAGGTGCAGAGGATCATCTCTCGCTGCAGCTGCCGCATGTACTACATCAGCTACAGCCACGACATCGACCCCGAGCTGGCCACGCAGATAAAGCCCCCTGAGACCCCTGCCAACCAGGAGAAGGAGGATCTGCTGAAGAAGCAGGAGG gagctgtggacACCTTCACCCTGATCCACCACGACCTGGAGATCTCCACCAACCCTGCACAGTATGCCATGATCCTTGACATAGTCAACAATCTGCTGCTACATGTGGAGCCCAAACGCAAG GAGCACAGTGAGAAGAAGCAGCGGGTGCGTTTCCAGCTGGAAATCTCCAGCAACCCTGAGGAGCAGCGCAGCAGTATCCTACACCTGCAGGAGGCCGTGAGGCAGCACGTGGCCCAGATCCggcagctggagaagcagaTGTACTCCAACATGAAG TCCTTGAAGGATGACAGCAAAAATGAGATCCTGCTTGACCTGAACCAccggctgcagcagcagctgagccaggaaAAAGCtaacctgcagctggagagcgAGGAGCTGAACATACTGATCAg gtgcttCAAGGACTTCCAGCTGCAGCGAGCCAACAAGATGGAGCTGCGAAAGCAGCCGGAGGACGTGAGCGTGGCACGGAGGACTGAGTTCTACTTTGCCCAGGCACGCTGGCGCCTCACAGAGGAGGATGGGCAGCTGGGCattgctgagctggagctccagCGCTTCCTGTACAGCAAG GTCAACAAGTCTGATGACACAGCCGAGcatctgctggagctgggctgggtgaccATGAACAACCTGCTGCCCAATGCTGTATACAAG GTGGTGCTGCGtccccagagctcctgccagTCCGGCCGGCAGCTGGCCCTGAGGATTTTCAGCAAGGTCCGGCCGCCTGTGGGAGGCATCTCCATCAAGGAGCATTTTgag GTGAACGTGGTGCCTCTCACCATCCAGCTCACCCATCAGTTCTTCCACAGAATGATGGGTTTCTTCTTCCCTGGCCGTaatgtggaggaggaggaggtgggggaTGAGGAAGATAAGTCCAAGCTGGTGACAACAG GGATCCCCGTGGTGAAGCCGCGGCAGCTGATCGTGGCCGATGACTCACTGGGCCCAGGGAAGGGAGTTGCTCAGGGACTGAATCGGACATCAGGGGTCAGAAGATCATTCCGAAAAGCACCTGAG catcCCGTGGATGACATCGACAAGATGAAGGAGCGTGCAGCCATGAACAACTCCTTCATCTATATCAAGATCCCGCAGGTGCCACTCTGTGTCAGCTACAAG ggGGAGAAGAACAGCGTGGACTGGGGCGATCTGAACCTGGTGCTGCCATGCCTGGAGTACCACAACAACACATGGACATGGCTGGACTTTGCCATGGCGGTGAAGAGGGACAGCCGCAAAGCCTTGGTGGCACAG GTGATCAAGGAGAAGCTGCGCCTGAAGCCGGCGGCGGGCGCGGAGGCCCGGGGGAAGCTGGAGAACAAATCCGACGGGAccatccagcagcaggaggaggacgAGAAGGCTCGACTGCTCATCGGGCTGAGCGTGGGCGAGAAGAACCCCAGCAAGAAGTCGATCTTCGGCAGGCGCAAATGA